The nucleotide sequence GCTAGCAATGGCTTCTGCCATGTCACCCTGCCCCAGATGCGCCCAGCCCTTGGCCAGACCATCCACCAATGGGCCAACACTGTGTCCCATTTCAAGGCTATTGAAAATCGACGCCCAGTCTCCCGCTTCAGCGGCAGCAATCATTAGGGTCAGGTTTGCGATCTGGCTGTCATAGCCGTCGTCCACGATTGACTGAGCCACTGGGATCGCCCGCGATACGTCACCCAAGGCCAGAAATGACGTCATCGCATTTTCAAGCAGATAGGGATTGGACGGATCAGTCAGCAAGCTTTGCGCGAAATACTGTGAGGCCTGCGCAAAATCGTTGGCCAGCCCGGCCTGCCTTGCCGCCAGATAAGCGCCAGCATCCTGATCCGCAGCGGCAGGGTTGGCCCCTGCGATCACTAAGGCCGCAATTGCCCCAACAAATATACGTTTCACGATTGTTAAACTCCGCCGTTCCCTGCCTGTCCACTCACCCTAGTCAGCGAAAGGCTGCCATGCAAATTGTACAAAGTCGTGGCGGCAAGATGTTGCGAGTATGGTGAATTCCGCTGTCAGGGCCCAAGGCGCTAAAAAACAAGAAGACAGGCCATTACGGCCCATCTGCTCGCCCTGCCAATACTGCTCGCACGCGCCTATTTCTTATGGCGCTTCACGTTACCAGTGACACTACGCGATGAAGTGATTCGCCGTCAAGAGACTGATTCGCGAATCGGTCAACTAGTTGGCGCATAGACCCGGCAAAGCGGATCAACCGGCACCGGGCTGACCAGAAACGGGGTCTCGGGCGGCATCCCGCTTTCCTCCAACCACACGCCATTCAGGCAGAAATCCTGCGCAAAGTTCCCAAGGTTGAATCCAAAACCGGGGTTGCCGCAGTCAGTCGCCGTGCCGTCGGCATTCCAGGCCTGGCTGACGCCCAGCCCCATTTCACCGGGCGTCATGAAGACACTGCGCGTCGGATCGTAGTTCAAAACCCAGCTGGTATCTTCAGCCATGTTCGCCAGATCCCATTTGCCCAGCAGCTGTCCGTCATGATAGCTAAGCGATCTTGAACAGCGTGACGTCGTCTTGCGTCACAATCGGTTTGTTCAATGACGCGGGATTGATGCTCATCTGCCCGGTCATGGTATAGCCGTTCGCCCCGTCCCAGCAGAAATAGAAATCTGCCGCGTTCGCACCAGTCGCCAGCACACAGGCTGCTGCGATCAAACCTTTCATCAAGCGCCGTTCTCCCGCATCACATGCCCTGCCAGATAGAGCGACCCGCAAATCAGGATACGCGCGTTCGGCGTGTCTTTGACAATTGTCGCAATCGCCGTTTTCACATCAGTCGCTTCGCGCGCTGGCAGGCCCACCATTTCCGACTCTGCCGCCGTTTGCGCGGCAGGGATCGTTGCAGTTTCGCCGGGGATTGAAACAGCCATCAGTGTCTTCGCCACCCCGGCCAAATGCCGCAGGTAGCCGCCAATGTCCTTGGTGTTGAGCATCCCGCAGATCAGATGCGTTGGTCTTGGCGGTTGCGCGCGGAGTGTGTCGGCAAGTGCCTGTCCCGCGGCCGGATTGTGCCCACCATCCAGCCAAAGCTCTGCCGGGGCAGCCAGATCGACCAAAGCACCTTCAGTCAGCTTTTCCATCCGCGCTGGCCAGTAGGCGCGGGTCACTGCCGCTTCGCAGGCCGCCGCGTCGCGGCCGAGCGCGCGCAGAGCGGCAATCGCTGCGCCTGCGTTCATCACCTGATGTGGCCCGGGCAAGTTTGGCAGCGGCAGATCAAGCAGACCGCGTTCATCCTGATAGACCAGCCGGTCACGCTCCACACTCACATGCCAGTGCTGCCCATACGCGA is from Yoonia sp. GPGPB17 and encodes:
- a CDS encoding bifunctional folylpolyglutamate synthase/dihydrofolate synthase, with amino-acid sequence MMALHPKVIDLTLDRVWRLLEAVGNPQDRLPPVIHVAGTNGKGSTQAMIRAGLEAGGSKVHAYTSPHLARFHERIRLAGDLITEEALTDVLDRCYVANGPDPITYFEITTVAGLLAFAETPADYTLLEVGLGGRLDATNVISDPAITIITPVDLDHQQFLGDTLRAIAGEKAGIIKRGVPCVVGPQHEESMDVIEAKAEALGAPLLAYGQHWHVSVERDRLVYQDERGLLDLPLPNLPGPHQVMNAGAAIAALRALGRDAAACEAAVTRAYWPARMEKLTEGALVDLAAPAELWLDGGHNPAAGQALADTLRAQPPRPTHLICGMLNTKDIGGYLRHLAGVAKTLMAVSIPGETATIPAAQTAAESEMVGLPAREATDVKTAIATIVKDTPNARILICGSLYLAGHVMRENGA